In Polyodon spathula isolate WHYD16114869_AA chromosome 27, ASM1765450v1, whole genome shotgun sequence, one DNA window encodes the following:
- the LOC121301212 gene encoding MAPK regulated corepressor interacting protein 2-like — MHSPALKLVFNRVNGKRYHTPQPQTDCQGEGYTAAHEDNVKFVYEAWQEVEQRLGDSRGAENGHGPVQYTDKSPNPSLKNFVPIDLEEWWAQRFLANIVNQS, encoded by the exons ATGCA CAGCCCAGCTCTGAAGCTTGTGTTCAACCGGGTGAACGGCAAGCGCTACCACACGCCACAGCCACAGACAGACTGCCAGGGCGAGGGCTACACAGCAGCACACGAGGACAATGTCAAGTTTGTTTACGAAG CCTGGCAAGAGGTGGAGCAGCGGCTTGGAGACTCGCGAGGGGCAGAGAACGGGCACGGACCTGTCCAGTATACAGACAAGTCACCCAACCCCAGCTTAAAGA atttcgtCCCCATTGATCTGGAGGAGTGGTGGGCGCAGCGTTTTTTGGCCAATATTGTGAATCAGTCCTGA
- the ap5z1 gene encoding AP-5 complex subunit zeta-1, with the protein MPLPVLQDFHLNSSQGGNKDKVSSVARCVLKCLEARQPEGQSSRYLLPVLSKVISLSPDCLTEDQINLVSRKLVDWLRYASIQQGVQLSSGGFFTSPRTRQPGPITEVDGAVAADFFTVLCLGQSYTEDQWMNMHAFSMIRQWLLCYSTDGSGNGDTDDKSEVDGSVMSMVSATSTSSRLLPPKERLREKAFEYCHRLIEQSDRKALKRSDAELQKACLIEAVTVMDIICREDPSFVYRAFACVKALYGRLSGDLAFSRALLPIAQFYLNHSETAAVDSEAVYRQLFTQIPSELFQEPMLAFEFAQFCRMNVKVLRDSVSVFKHSFPNLFKPLAWNSPALISEYVELLPSLIGPDTAIEILHSLLDLPCLTAALAIQLRSASSQPSERIPLDQSAKVSSSMEAFRHPCYRGMFLYILRDEAGTGDTIDRLSVLHEVLRDIADSPRIVQCAQTTPVLLQAFFNKAAQIADEKLINQLVLVILERSSLLYDIPNYKREVQRVFSSQLLVLCKLHPSLIVEQCKELMEFAGTTGNIQSKENFYTHVVWAIGEYLSVSYDKRCTVEQITAFFETLEAVLFEITQVRLSASIPTYSPRVITMLLTTLSKLASRSQDLIPRVSLFLSKMRSFARSAGVSSWYSEEDIEEIHTRASELINLLKLPSVAQFVLAPPTEGTSPRWHRDTNTSLPLAMRAVSKVLQRDSSFSPG; encoded by the exons ATGCCCCTCCCAGTTCTACAGGATTTCCATCTTAATTCTTCTCAGGGAGGTAATAAGGACAAAGTGTCATCTGTGGCTCGTTGTGTTCTTAAGTGTCTGGAGGCTCGCCAGCCCGAAGGTCAGAGTTCACGTTACCTGCTTCCAGTCCTGTCAAAGGTCATCAGCCTTTCCCCTGACTGTTTAACTGAAG ATCAGATCAACCTGGTCAGTCGGAAGCTTGTTGATTGGCTGCGATATGCCAGCATTCAGCAAGGAGTACAGTTATCATCTGGAGGCTTCTTTACCAGTCCTAGGACAAGACAG CCAGGTCCAATCACTGAGGTGGATGGGGCAGTAGCTGCTGATTTCTTCACCGTCCTCTGCCTTGGACAGTCTTACACAGAGGACCAGTGGATGAACATGCATGCTTTTTCCATGATCAGGCAATGGTTGCTGTGCTACAGCACTGATGGGAGTGGTAATGGGGACACAG ATGACAAATCCGAAGTGGACGGCTCTGTTATGTCAATGGTCTCGGCTACCTCCACATCCAGCCGTCTGCTTCCTCCCAAGGAGCGCCTGAGAGAGAAAGCCTTTGAGTACTGTCATCGCCTCATCGAACAGAGCGACAGGA aagCCTTGAAGAGGTCAGATGCGGAGCTTCAGAAAGCT TGCCTGATAGAAGCAGTTACAGTGATGGACATCATCTGCAGAGAGGACCCTTCCTTTGTGTACCGGGCGTTTGCCTGTGTCAAAGCGCTGTATGGGAGGCTCAGTGGGGACCTGGCCTTTTCCAGGGCACTGCTGCCTATAGCCCAGTTCTATCTCAACCACA GCGAGACAGCAGCTGTCGATTCTGAAGCGGTATACAGGCAGCTGTTTACCCAAATCCCATCTGAGTTATTCCAGGAGCCTATGCTGGCCTTTGAGTTTGCCCAGTTCTGCAGAATGAATGTGAAAGTGCTCCGGGACAGTGTGAGCGTCTTCAAGCACAGCTTCCCCAACCTCTTCAAG CCGCTGGCATGGAATAGCCCCGCCCTCATCTCTGAATATGTTGAACTGCTTCCGTCTCTGATTGGTCCAGACACTGCCATTGAGATTCTCCATTCCCTGCTGGATCTGCCCTGTCTAACGGCAGCCCTTGCTATCCAGCTAAG ATCCGCCTCCTCCCAGCCCTCTGAAAGGATCCCCCTGGATCAGAGCGCCAAGGTATCGAGCTCGATGGAGGCGTTCAGACACCCTTGCTACAGGGGCATGTTCCTATATATACTGAGGGATGAGGCAGGCACTGGAGACACTATCGACAG GTTGAGTGTGCTTCATGAGGTGCTGAGGGACATTGCTGACAGCCCGCGGATTGTGCAGTGCGCTCAAACCACCCCCGTCCTGCTCCAAGCCTTCTTTAACAAGGCTGCACAG ATTGCAGATGAAAAGTTGATAAACCAGCTGGTGCTTGTTATACTGGAGAGGAGCAGTCTGTTGTATGATATACCGAACTACAAGAGGGAAGTACAGAG GGTGTTTAGCTCCCAGCTGCTGGTGCTGTGTAAACTGCACCCCTCCCTCATCGTGGAACAGTGCAAGGAGTTGATGGAATTCGCAGGGACCACAGGCAACATACAGAGCAAGGAGAATTTCTACACGCATGTG GTTTGGGCGATTGGGGAGTACCTGTCTGTTTCTTATGACAAGCGGTGCACAGTGGAGCAGATCACCGCGTTCTTTGAAACCCTGGAAGCAGTTCTGTTTGAGATCACCCAGGTGCGCCTGTCGGCCAGCATCCCCACGTACTCCCCCCGAGTGATCACCATGCTGCTGACCACCCTCTCCAAACTGGCCTCCCGCAGCCAGGACCTCATTCCCAG GGTTTCTTTGTTTCTCTCGAAGATGCGTTCCTTCGCCCGCAGTGCCGGCGTGTCCTCTTGGTACAGCGAGGAGGATATCGAAGAGATCCACACACGGGCCAGCGAGCTCATCAACCTGCTGAAGCTGCCTAGCGTGGCCCAGTTTGTACTGGCCCCGCCCACGGAGGGGACTAGCCCACGCTGGCACCGGGACACCAACACCTCCCTGCCCCTGGCCATGAGGGCCGTCAGTAAAGTACTGCAGAGAGACTCCAGCTTCTCTCCAGGTTAG